A region from the Geobacter benzoatilyticus genome encodes:
- the fliJ gene encoding flagellar export protein FliJ, translating to MMHNNGFQLQQVLNYRKEVEKVRKVEFAAAKREFESATELLEHHKAEADRARVEYNNKQAAVVNAAELQMYADFFRRKTGDIQSQRLEVVNRGQAMTERREELMDAAKDKKALELLKEKQMAMLRRERAEKERAFLEELAIQRSFR from the coding sequence ATGATGCATAACAACGGATTTCAGTTGCAGCAGGTTCTAAACTACCGCAAAGAGGTGGAAAAGGTGCGCAAGGTGGAGTTTGCCGCCGCCAAGCGCGAGTTCGAAAGTGCCACCGAATTGCTGGAGCATCACAAGGCAGAGGCCGACCGGGCGAGGGTCGAGTACAACAACAAGCAGGCCGCCGTGGTCAATGCCGCCGAACTCCAGATGTATGCAGATTTTTTCCGCCGCAAGACCGGCGATATCCAATCCCAAAGGCTGGAGGTCGTCAACCGGGGCCAGGCTATGACCGAGCGGCGCGAGGAATTGATGGACGCCGCCAAGGACAAGAAGGCACTGGAGCTCCTCAAGGAGAAACAAATGGCAATGCTGCGGCGGGAGCGGGCCGAGAAGGAACGGGCCTTTCTCGAAGAGCTGGCCATACAGAGGTCCTTCAGATAA
- a CDS encoding FliI/YscN family ATPase: MNRVDFSRYLAAVESVRPIRFHGKVTQVVGLVIEGFCPDAAVGTLCQVHPLEGDPIPAEVVGFRDNKTLLMPLGELRGVGLGSLISVKRKKSSLGVGPGLLGRVIDGLGEPIDDKGPLSTREEYPIYANPVNPMKRRPIRKPLDLGIRAINGLLTCGEGQRVGIMAGSGVGKSTLLGMIARYTEADVNVIALIGERGRELREFIEKDLQEEGLKKSVVVVATSDQPPLVRMRGAYIATTIAEYFQAQGKKVLLMMDSATRFAMAMREVGLAIGEPPTTKGYTPSVFAALPKLLERTGNFMDGSITGLYTVLVEGDDFNEPVSDAMRSILDGHIVLNRELAARAIYPPIDVLASASRVMMDVTDKGQQQFASRFKELLASHKQAEDLINIGAYKPGSNPTIDYAISKMEGMMGYIRQGVHDGVTMEQAVRGLGDIFDEGMAL, from the coding sequence CTGAATAGAGTCGATTTCTCCCGTTACCTCGCGGCCGTGGAGAGCGTGAGGCCGATTCGGTTCCACGGTAAGGTGACCCAGGTCGTGGGGCTCGTCATCGAAGGTTTCTGCCCCGACGCAGCGGTGGGCACCCTCTGCCAGGTCCATCCCCTCGAAGGCGATCCCATCCCGGCCGAAGTGGTGGGTTTCCGCGACAACAAGACGCTCCTCATGCCCTTGGGCGAGCTGCGCGGCGTTGGGCTCGGAAGTCTGATATCCGTCAAGAGGAAGAAATCGTCCCTCGGCGTCGGCCCCGGTCTCCTGGGGAGGGTTATCGACGGCCTCGGCGAGCCCATTGACGATAAAGGTCCCCTTTCGACCCGCGAAGAGTACCCCATCTACGCCAATCCCGTGAACCCCATGAAGCGGCGCCCCATCCGAAAGCCTCTGGATCTGGGCATCCGGGCCATAAATGGGCTCCTCACCTGTGGCGAGGGGCAGCGTGTCGGAATCATGGCCGGTTCCGGTGTCGGAAAATCGACACTGCTCGGGATGATTGCCCGCTACACGGAGGCGGATGTGAACGTCATCGCCCTCATCGGCGAACGGGGGCGGGAGCTTCGTGAGTTCATCGAAAAGGATCTCCAGGAGGAGGGGCTGAAAAAATCGGTGGTGGTTGTCGCCACCAGCGACCAGCCGCCCCTGGTGCGGATGCGCGGCGCCTACATCGCCACCACCATTGCCGAGTATTTCCAGGCCCAGGGGAAGAAGGTGCTCCTCATGATGGATTCGGCCACCCGCTTCGCCATGGCCATGCGGGAGGTGGGTCTGGCCATAGGCGAGCCACCCACCACCAAGGGGTACACCCCGTCGGTTTTTGCAGCCCTTCCCAAGCTTCTCGAGCGGACCGGAAACTTCATGGACGGCAGCATCACCGGGCTTTACACGGTGCTGGTGGAGGGGGACGACTTCAACGAGCCGGTTTCCGACGCCATGCGGAGCATCCTTGACGGCCACATCGTCCTGAACCGCGAGTTGGCGGCCCGGGCCATCTATCCCCCCATCGACGTCCTGGCCAGCGCCTCACGGGTGATGATGGACGTTACCGACAAAGGCCAGCAGCAGTTCGCCTCCCGCTTCAAAGAGCTTCTTGCCTCCCACAAGCAGGCGGAGGACCTGATAAATATCGGGGCCTACAAACCGGGGTCCAACCCGACCATCGACTATGCCATCTCCAAGATGGAGGGGATGATGGGGTACATCCGCCAGGGCGTCCATGACGGCGTAACCATGGAGCAGGCGGTCAGGGGATTGGGCGATATTTTCGACGAAGGAATGGCACTCTGA
- a CDS encoding FliH/SctL family protein — MSSSSRLSRIIKAGEPSRYSSQSFSFGRILDDVQDQDSQPAVSGFVPMSLGIGDAGYGLPDPAASVEEAPEPAMPSLEGMIVLSEEEFQAKVDEIYHNGMDEGRRQAERGLANVFKSLRDGVTALTGLRSRLLKESEEDLLTLAVMIARKIVQREISQDPGILATIISSAVGGCTERDRVVVHLNPDDYGLVSANRQTFLPGGGDDVPITLSPNEDVGPGGCLVETSTGTVDARIESQIDEIYRILLEERSVQAEAPVAAPPEPEPRGELPLPGTDDVVAPYAGPGAWVKAVDEEKNIGTE, encoded by the coding sequence ATGTCCTCGTCTAGCAGGCTCTCGCGAATCATCAAGGCGGGCGAGCCGTCACGTTATTCGTCCCAGAGCTTCTCCTTCGGCCGAATTCTGGACGATGTTCAAGACCAGGACTCCCAACCGGCAGTGTCGGGATTTGTTCCCATGTCCCTGGGCATCGGAGATGCCGGGTACGGGCTGCCCGATCCGGCTGCTTCGGTGGAGGAGGCTCCGGAACCGGCAATGCCGAGCCTGGAGGGGATGATTGTCCTGTCCGAGGAGGAGTTCCAGGCCAAGGTGGATGAGATTTACCACAACGGCATGGACGAGGGGCGCCGCCAGGCTGAACGGGGGCTGGCAAATGTTTTCAAATCGTTGCGGGATGGCGTTACCGCCTTGACGGGATTGCGGAGCCGGCTCCTCAAGGAGAGCGAGGAAGATCTCCTTACGCTGGCCGTAATGATTGCCCGCAAGATAGTCCAGCGGGAGATTTCCCAGGACCCCGGAATTCTCGCCACCATCATCTCTTCTGCGGTGGGGGGGTGCACCGAGCGGGATCGGGTGGTTGTGCACCTCAATCCCGACGATTACGGACTGGTGTCGGCAAACCGGCAGACGTTCCTGCCGGGGGGGGGCGATGACGTTCCCATTACCCTTTCTCCCAATGAGGATGTGGGGCCCGGCGGCTGTCTTGTGGAAACCTCCACCGGGACCGTGGATGCCCGGATCGAGTCCCAGATTGACGAGATTTACCGGATACTTCTCGAAGAGCGGAGCGTGCAGGCAGAGGCTCCGGTTGCAGCGCCTCCCGAGCCGGAGCCCCGCGGCGAACTTCCCCTCCCCGGCACCGATGATGTGGTTGCCCCCTACGCGGGACCGGGCGCCTGGGTGAAGGCCGTTGACGAGGAAAAAAACATTGGCACTGAATAG
- the fliG gene encoding flagellar motor switch protein FliG translates to MDGTDKAAILLLYLGPEATAKVFEHMDDSEIKQISKSMARLGHVPHSTIQEVVNEFTNMTNPETGIFSQGEEFVRKILEQTLGVQKAEMLLKEISSASFGDMVDILANLDGKTIANFLSQEHPQTIAVILAKLRAKQTGEIIAMLPQELQAEVVMRIADVDQVSPEILEDIDEVIKRELTAMGGIQRYKVGGVEKVVDMFNYLDRSKEKQILDKLDVLNPPLAEVIRKHLFTFDDIFKLDDRSIQGIMRELSNDTLTLAMKTAPDEIKDKIFRNISSRAAEMIKEDLEVMGPVRLSDVEKAQGEIIKIVRRMEEEGKVVLAGRGGDDVLV, encoded by the coding sequence ATGGACGGTACCGACAAGGCTGCCATACTGCTTCTTTACCTGGGTCCCGAAGCGACCGCCAAGGTATTCGAGCATATGGACGATTCCGAGATAAAGCAGATATCCAAAAGCATGGCGCGATTGGGGCATGTCCCCCATTCCACCATCCAGGAAGTGGTCAACGAATTCACCAACATGACCAACCCGGAGACCGGCATCTTCTCCCAGGGGGAGGAGTTCGTCCGCAAGATCCTGGAGCAGACCCTGGGGGTCCAGAAGGCCGAGATGCTCCTCAAGGAGATCAGTTCCGCCAGTTTCGGGGATATGGTCGACATTCTCGCCAACCTGGACGGCAAGACCATTGCCAACTTCCTCTCCCAGGAGCATCCCCAGACCATCGCCGTCATTCTGGCCAAGCTGCGGGCGAAGCAGACCGGCGAGATTATCGCCATGCTTCCCCAGGAACTCCAGGCCGAGGTGGTGATGCGGATTGCCGACGTCGATCAGGTGTCGCCGGAAATTCTGGAGGATATCGACGAGGTCATCAAGCGGGAGCTGACCGCCATGGGGGGGATTCAGCGCTACAAGGTCGGCGGCGTGGAAAAGGTGGTCGATATGTTCAACTACCTGGACCGGAGCAAGGAGAAGCAGATACTCGACAAGCTCGATGTGCTCAATCCGCCCCTGGCCGAAGTCATCCGCAAGCATCTGTTCACCTTCGACGACATCTTCAAGCTGGACGATCGCTCCATCCAGGGAATCATGCGCGAGCTTTCCAACGATACCCTGACCCTTGCCATGAAGACAGCTCCCGACGAGATCAAGGATAAGATCTTCCGCAACATCTCCAGCCGTGCCGCCGAGATGATCAAGGAGGACCTGGAGGTCATGGGTCCGGTCCGCCTCTCCGACGTGGAAAAGGCCCAGGGCGAGATTATCAAGATCGTCCGCCGTATGGAGGAGGAGGGAAAAGTGGTGCTGGCGGGTCGTGGAGGCGACGATGTCCTCGTCTAG